One Coprobacter fastidiosus genomic window, AAACCAATTATTCCTAAAAGATACCTCTTCATGGTATTCATAAATTTTGCTTTTCGCAAATGTATATATAAAAAAACAAACATATATTCCAAAAAATAACAATCTGGTCGAAATTACAATATCTCAAACGCCTCATTACGGTATAAATGAAACAAATCTTTCAAAAATTGACACTCCTATTACAAGAACACTTATCGATTCACTCTATATTTGTAATATAATTTAAATATTGAATACCATGCTTAAATACAGGTTATCTTTATTCTTATTTACATTTTTAATTATTCAATCATCCGCTCAACTCAGAGATCGGATTTCCCTATCGGGAGAGTGGCAATTTTTTAAAGGCGACACCGAGACTTCATCTCAAGTCGAACATGTAACTGTCCCACATAGCTGGAATGCACAAGACGGGACAACGGCAGATTATTATCGAGGCAAAGGAACCTATCGATATAACTTCGATTTGCCTAAAAACACGAAAAAAAAACGTGTATTCCTTAGATTCGAAGCGGTCAGCCAAGAAGCGGATGTATTCCTGAACGGACAATATCTCGGTAATCACAAAGGGGCTTTCAATGCCTTCTGCTTCGAAATCACCCCATATCTTAAAAAGAAGGACAACGAGCTGATCGTTAAGGCCAATAATATTCTCAACCCCGATATAGCACCTCTATCCGGAGATTTTACTATATTCGGAGGCATATATCGTCCCGTATCTCTTCTCATTCTTCCTCAAACATGTATAACACCGCTTGATTACGCCTCATCGGGGATTTATATAAAACAGACAGAAATACAGGATCATAAAGCAACCATAGATATTACCACAAAAATCGATGGGGATATATCCGGGAATAAAAAACTGCGACTCCGCACGTCTGTTTTCGATCCGACCGGTAAACTCGTAACAACCTCAGAGAACGAAGAAATCAGAGCTTCGGAAAACACGGTAGCTATCGATCAAAGAATATATTTAGACAACCCTATTTTATGGAACGGGAAAGCGGCTCCAAACCAATATCGTTTCTTCTGTGAGTTACTACAAGGGAAAAAAGTCATTGATACCTTATCGGTGTATACAGGACTACGTTATTTTAAGGTCGATCCCCAAAAAGGATTTTTCCTGAACGGGAAATCTTACCAGATAAGAGGGGTAAACCGCCATCAAGACCGACCCGGAAAAGGTTGGGCGATCAGTGAAAAAGATCACCAAGAAGATATGCAACTCATCAAAGAAATAGGAGCAAACGGAGTAAGACTTGCACATTATCCCCACTCCGATTACTTTTATTCTCTATGTGATAAAGAAGGTTTGTTGGTTTGGGC contains:
- a CDS encoding glycoside hydrolase family 2 protein; the encoded protein is MLKYRLSLFLFTFLIIQSSAQLRDRISLSGEWQFFKGDTETSSQVEHVTVPHSWNAQDGTTADYYRGKGTYRYNFDLPKNTKKKRVFLRFEAVSQEADVFLNGQYLGNHKGAFNAFCFEITPYLKKKDNELIVKANNILNPDIAPLSGDFTIFGGIYRPVSLLILPQTCITPLDYASSGIYIKQTEIQDHKATIDITTKIDGDISGNKKLRLRTSVFDPTGKLVTTSENEEIRASENTVAIDQRIYLDNPILWNGKAAPNQYRFFCELLQGKKVIDTLSVYTGLRYFKVDPQKGFFLNGKSYQIRGVNRHQDRPGKGWAISEKDHQEDMQLIKEIGANGVRLAHYPHSDYFYSLCDKEGLLVWAEIPFIGNGTESTAFEENLKQQLTELIRQNFNHPSIFCWSLFNELVKGNPEKLVAELNDLAHKEDPTRLTVAAANIEGRPENKITDIMAFNTYPGWYWAEPETMGPSIDWKKDEKRGVCISEYGAGASIKHHQQRMKKAPKCEGDFHPEEWQAIVHEGNYKEIDKRDFVWGSFVWNMFDFASGGRKEGDTYGMNDKGLVTYDRKTPKDAFYFYKANWSEKPVLHITSKRHIERTEPETDIKIYSNCSDITLYVNGMKYAGNSGDHNIFIWKNIRLQPGKNKIRVTGTFNKETITDQCEWILKN